One segment of Triticum aestivum cultivar Chinese Spring chromosome 2A, IWGSC CS RefSeq v2.1, whole genome shotgun sequence DNA contains the following:
- the LOC123185577 gene encoding non-specific lipid-transfer protein C6: protein MAAMAASATAFCVALLLVSLQGAHPAPEPQTTGPSSSSCTTELLRLLPCLSFLDGGAAAPPDTCCANLGSMVHDEPLCLCQALSQSGSGRSPVAVNMSRAVLLPSLCRLDLPAAAGACQGLLPAGQEPSPPVSVPSTSVNSTAPSMPTPMTPMTPLTTAAPRTTSQNPGYSSGSKLIADAISAALGFMALATVLAF from the exons ATGGCAGCAATGGCGGCTTCGGCTACTGCATTCTGCgtcgcgctgctgctggtttcccTCCAGGGCGCCCACCCGGCGCCTGAACCACAGACCACGGGCCCGTCGTCGTCCAGCTGCACCACCGAGCTCCTACGCCTCCTCCCCTGCCTCTCCTTCctcgacggcggcgccgccgcgccgcccgacaCCTGCTGCGCCAACCTGGGGAGCATGGTGCACGACGAGCCGCTGTGCCTCTGCCAGGCGCTCAGCCAGTCCGGCTCCGGCAGGTCCCCTGTCGCCGTCAACATGTCCCGCGCCGTGCTGCTGCCTTCCCTCTGCCGGCTCgatctccccgccgccgccggcgcctgcCAAG GGCTCCTTCCAGCGGGACAAGAACCGTCACCGCCGGTGAGCGTGCCAAGCACGAGTGTGAACTCCACTGCTCCATCGATGCCGACGCCGATGACACCGATGACACCACTGACTACAGCCGCACCGAGGACGACCAGCCAGAATCCGGGATACAGCAGCGGGTCCAAGCTCATAGCTGATGCCATTTCTGCCGCACTTGGTTTCATGGCGCTGGCGACAGTTCTAGCGTTCTGA
- the LOC123185578 gene encoding uncharacterized protein produces MATYTRTQTIVRHRDAPLQKRLSPPRPIPHCADRPAAMAAPPLSPLLCSAVSSYRATLLAPRALPYRVAARPMVSPCSSPPCIAPSLRRAGARAPPPCAAKRGGAGGEASSSDGEGTRVLLQAALWGAEAAYILWLFLLPYAPGDPLWAISQATITDLVGLSLNFFFILPLISSAGVHLLESPVMHPVDEGLFNFVIAWTLLFAPLLFTDARRDRYKGSLDILWGCQMFLTNTFLIPYMAIRLNEVDKNQPPPQTTKLSSVIVRGASGVGITGGLVCILSVAWAFFGRADADFGGVLDRWQYAQDYFLTERFAYAFLWDIFLYSMFQPWLIGDNLQNVKPEATAFVNVARFIPVLGIVAYLLCLEEKKD; encoded by the exons ATGGCCACGTATACACGAACTCAGACAATCGTGCGCCACCGCGACGCGCCCCTCCAAAAGCGCTTATCCCCGCCGCGCCCGATCCCGCACTGCGCCGACCGGCCCGCGGCCATGGCGGCGCCACCTCTCTCTCCACTCCTCTGCAGTGCCGTCTCCTCCTACCGCGCGACGCTCCTCGCCCCTCGTGCTCTCCCCTATCGCGTGGCGGCGCGGCCGATGGTCTCGCCCTGCTCGTCGCCCCCGTGCATCGCCCCCTCGCTGCGGCGAGCAGGGGCCCGGGCACCACCGCCGTGCGCGGCCAagcgcggcggcgccggaggcgaGGCATCTTCGAGTGACGGGGAGGGCACGCGCGTGCTGCTTCAGGCGGCGCTATGGGGCGCCGAGGCCGCCTACATACTCTGGCTCTTCCTCCTCCCGTACGCTCCG GGTGACCCGTTGTGGGCTATCTCGCAAGCCACGATCACTGACCTCGTCGGCCTGTCGCTCAACTTCTTCTTCATCCTGCCCTTGATCAGCTCCG CTGGAGTGCACCTGCTCGAATCCCCTGTGATGCACCCA GTGGACGAAGGATTGTTCAATTTTGTAATTGCCTGGACGCTGCTATTTGCGCCGCTCCTCTTCACGGATGCTAGGAGGGACCGGTACAAGGGATCGCTCGACATCTTGTGGGGCTGTCAGATGTTCCTTACAAAta CTTTCTTGATTCCTTACATGGCAATCCGGCTCAACGAGGTCGACAAGAACCAGCCTCCACCGCAGACAACAAAACTGAGTTCAGTCATAGTGAGAGGTGCATCAGGTGTAGGCATAACTGGTGGCCTGGTCTGCATTCTATCCGTTGCTTGGGCTTTCTTTGGCCGTGCAGATGCTGATTTTGGAGGCGTCTTGGACCGGTGGCAATATGCGCAGGATTATTTCTTGACCGAGCGATTTGCTTATGCATTTCTGTGGGACATATTTCTATACTCGATGTTCCAGCCATGGCTGATTGGAGACAATCTTCAGAACGTAAAACCAGAAGCTACAGCGTTTGTGAATGTAGCAAGGTTTATCCCAGTTCTTGGTATTGTTGCCTACCTCTTGTGCTTAGAAGAGAAAAAAGATTAG